From the genome of Salvelinus namaycush isolate Seneca chromosome 1, SaNama_1.0, whole genome shotgun sequence:
aaccttcccaaggtcctcccgatctgtgcaagcctaaccttgacagtgtggaattaacccttaacagtgaaaacagggtgttttcttctaacagtttacattgacatctctccccataggaatacattgcctgctgccctaaattcaacctgatgcctatgtgggttatgattgccatctcaagctgtcttcaatgacaatccatcaggccactatgaggattacctgtgttgagtttaagcttcctagagcaaccggaagtggttaaattaccctaaaagtggttttgatatacccaacctgcagtttgtataaacactgagttcaaccctctgtaaatcagtcagttcttaacgtaaagacttgaaactcaggattctgtaaaagcctaccccaatgaggatatgtgtttattttcagcttcctgtgacaaccggaagtgccttgaattggggtcataggggctgtttcaaagggttaaaaaggtcacatctttctaaaatgtcatgtgtgcgattaggcaaccctcatgaactggtacatattataaaaacagatttttatccgttttttttggcCCTTTTTGGAACGTTTACAAATTCTATCTAACTAAGGGTATTCGTACATTTCTAGTCTTCAAAGCTATTGAGGGGATTTGTCTAGGGGGTCATAGCTTAAACATGTCTATGGCAATGAGGGGAGATGCGTATGTGAGTCTCGAGCTAATCAGACCATTGATATAAGAAGGCTTGCCCCTGGACACTTGTAACTTAACTGGGTGGCACAACGTGGCACCCCCGACATCATACTTGAATACTGAGCCAATAGCAGCATCTATATATTAGAAATGGCCTTAGGCCCCATAAAGTTCATAAACGAGATGGGCGTGGCCACCCTACCTTCATACTTGAGGCTTTAGCCAACCGCAaaatagatatacagtaccagtcaaatgtttggacacacatactcattcaagggattctatatttttactattttctacattgtagaataatattgtagacatcaaaactatgaaataacacatatggaatcacatagtaaccaaaaaagtgttaaacaaataaaaatatatttgagatttgacattattttaagtaaacaccctttgccttgatgacagcttcgcacactcttggcactctcttcgcacactcttgacagcttcataaggtagtcacctggaatgcatttcaattaacaggtgtgccttgttaaaagtacatttgtggaatttctttctttcttaatgcgtttgagccaatcagttgtgttgtgacaaggtaggggtggtatacagaagatagctctatttggtaaaataccaagtccctattatggcaagaacagcgcaAGTAAGGAAACagagacaacagtccatcattactttaaggcatgaaggtcagtcaatgaggaaaatgtcaataactttttaaaagtttcttcaagtgcagtcacaaaaaccatcaagcgctataattaaactggctctcatgaggaccgccacaggaaaggaagaaccagagttacctctgctgcagaggatgagttcattagagttaccagcctcagattgcagcccaaataaatgcttcccagagttcaagtaacatcaactgttcagaggagaatgcgtgaatcaggccttcatggccgaattgctgcaaagaaaccactactaaaggacaccaaaaataagaagagacttgtttggcccAAGAAActctagcaatggacattagaccggtggaaatctgtcctttggtctgatgagtccaaatttgaaatgtttgggtccaactgtgtctttgtgagacgcagagcaggtgaacggattatctatgcatgtgtggttcccaccgtgaagcatggagaaggaggtgtggtggtgctttgctggtgacactgtcagagatttatttagaatttaaggcacacttaaccagcatggctaccacagcattctgcagcgatacaccatcccatcttgtCTGCGCTTAGTGgggatatcatttatttttcaaaaggacaatgacccaaaactcacctccaggctgtgtaagggctatttgaccaaggagagtgatggagtgctgcatcagatgacctggcctacacaatcagccgacctcaacccaattgagatggtttgggatgagttggaccgtagagtgaaggaaaagcaaccaacaagtactcagcatatgtgagaactccttcaagactgctggaaaagcattccaggtgaagctgggtgagagaatgccaagagtgtgcaaagctgtcatcaaggcaaagggtttgaagaatctcaaatataaaatatattttgagttgtttaacacttttttggttacaacatgattccatatgtattattctcagttttgatgttttcactattattctacaatgtagaaaatagtaaaaataaagaaaaacccttaaatgagtttgtgtgtccaaacttttgactggtactgtatattagagTTGGCTTTAGGCACTTAAagtcacagatctaggatcagttgacCTCCACATAATGTTAACATGAGCCACTAATATCTTACTTCAGTATTGTCTATAGCAGTTTCTTCATTAAGACTTATATTTGgccttaatatacactgctcaaaaaaataaagggaacacttaaacaacacaatgtaactccaagtcaatcacacttctgtgaaatcaaactgtccacttaggaagcaacactgattgacaataaatttcacatgctgttgtgcaaatggaatagacaacaggtggaaattataggcaattagcaagacacccccaataaaggagtggttctgctggtggtgaccacagaccacttctcagttcctatgcttcctgggtgatgttttgttcacttttgaatgctggcggtgctttcactctagtggtagcatgagacggagtctacaacccacacaagtggctcaggtagtgcagctcatccaggatggcacatcaatgcgagctgtggcaaggaggtttgctgtgtctgtcagcgtagtgtccagagcatggaggcgctaccaggagacaggccagtacatcaggagacgtggaggaggccgtaggagggcaacaacccagcagcaggaccgctacctccgcctttgtgcaaggaggagtaggaggagcactgccagagccctgcaaaatgacctccagcaggccacaaatgtgcatgtgtctgctcaaacggtcagaaacagactccatgagggtggtatgagggcccgacgtccacaggtgggggttgtgcttacagcccaacaccgtgcaggacgtttggcatttgccagagaacaccaagattggcaaatttgccactggcgcccagtgctcttcacagatgaaagcaggttcacactgagcacatgtgacagacgtgacagagtctggagacgccgtggagaacgttctgctgcctgcaacatcctccagcatgaccggtttggcggtgggtcagtcatggtgtggggtggcatttctttggggggctgcacagccctccatgtgctcgccagaggtagcctgactgccattaggtaccgagatgagatcctcagaccccttgtgagaccatatgctggtgcggttggccctgggttcctcctaatgcaagacaatgctagacctcatgtggctggagtgtgtcagcagttcctgcaagaggaaggcattgatgctatggactggcccacccgttccccagacctgaatccaattgagcacatctgggacatcatgtctcgctccatctaccaacaccacgttgcaccacagactgtccaggagttggcggatgctttagtccaggtctgggaggagatccctcaggagaccatccgccacctcatcaggagcatgcccaggcgttgtaggaaggtcatacaggcacgtggaggccacacacactgctgagcctcattttgacttgttttaaggacattacatcaaagttggatcagcctgtagtgtggttttccactttaattttgagtgtgactccaaatccagacctccatgggttgataaatttgatttccattgaccatttttgtgtgattttgttgtcagcacatttaactatgtaaagaaaacagtatttaataagaatatttaattcattcagatctaggatgtgttattttagtgttccctttatttttttgagcagtgtatatgactttgtggttgtgggtggatttcaactgctggctggaattctcactcaactgtaccactaatatgaacctgttctacagactcttgtagactactatgcactgaaaaacagttaatatgttacaaatcaaagcttaacattgaaatttgtgatttcaaatgattaagttaaattcagataggcatgttatgtgctctctaacacaaacataaaatgtgttGTTATTGCTGTAGACCTTTTAACAGATCTAGGAGCAGTTGACCTCCACAGAATGTTAACATTAGCCACTAATATCTGACTTCAGTACAGTCTATAGCTGTTTGTTCATTAATACTTATATGTGGCCTTAATATACAGCATATGACCTGgtaaaggagagggggatgggaggcTGCTCAATGATTGGCTGTAGTGTAGGGTGTGTCATACAATGTATCAAAATTTCAACTGCTGGCTGGAATTTTCACTCAACTGTACCACTAATATGAACCTGTTCTACAGACTCTTGTAGACTACTATGCACTGAAAAACAGTTAATGTTACAAATCAAAGCTTAACATTGAAATATGTGATTTCAAATGATTAAGTTAAATTCAGATAGGCATGTTATGTGCTCTCtaacacaaacataaaatgtgttgttgttgctgtagaccttttaacagatctagttgacctccacagaATGTGCACATTAGCCACTAATATCTGACATCAGTATAGTTTATAgaggtgtatctgtctgtctgtgtctttcagTTTCTATTTAGACTACATCAAATATGAAGAAGCTGTGCAGCCACACCATGTTCAACATGTtacctaattagctagctagctgacaatctGGTTGACCTGTAGCATATAAACATTTGttggcacagaaagaaaggggATATGAAAAATGATTGATCAAATTCCTCCTGCCACTATCTGACTGGGTTAATAACTTAATATTAAGTTAATATGGACCCATTGTCTTAGACTTGAACTCTTGGACCAAACAGTGGGACTCTGATTTCAGCCATAGGGACTTGTGACTCGACTCCTGACTCCAACATTGGTGACTTTGACTCAACTCAGAGTAGCCATAGGGTCTTGTGAATTGACTCTGACTTTTGTGACTCAACTACAACACTACTGCCATTGCatggctactactactgcttcaacTACCAATTCTAGCAAGTTGTACCCCAGGTTGGGTACACTTTTCTGCTGCTCCCTCAAAAGCATTAAGCAGACATTTTGATTATACCTCCCTCCCCATAACTCTCTGTTGTTAATATCAGTAGGCTGTTTGAGTGGTCTGTGGGCAGGTAATTCATCTGATTGCTGATGGgttaggttgctagatcgaatattAACCTGCCATAAGCTACTTTTGTGTCAGCAAGTCTCCCCAGTGAAAAATGTACATATCCACCACTCCATCTCTCATGTACAGACCATTCAAGTAGCTGCACTTAACACCTCACTGATACTGATTGTGTAAGCTACAAACCCAAATTGTCTAAGGAAATGTGGCTAACAGTAATAACATTGCAGACATATTCAGAAATCTGGGCTGATGGAATCATTGTTATGCATATCTACTGGCCATAATTTCCGCTTGAGGTCCTGCCCCTCCCCCACTGCAAAGTGCACAAAAGTACCAAACTATCAAAGGTTTTATAGGTCAACACAGTCCCCCCCCTCCCCTGtcctttgtatattatttatatatacttgtgttcccatatgtacttcctgtattgatttgttgttaataaaaatataataataataaaagataCACAGTTCCCCCTCCCCCATGTTGCAGCATAAATCTCTGCCCAAGGTTGCCATGTACACTATTTTGTGGTTTATTGATGTACTTTTAAAACTTTGCGGCAGGTGAAAGGTTTTGGTCGCTAGGTGGAAGTTGTTATACTACTTCTATATTGCAACGTTACCAACAtggcatttttaaaaaatcattaaTTTCCCTGTATTCTGCTAAAATTGTGCTAGTGAAGGTGGGTTTTGAAGTCTGGTTTTGAGCAGACTCCTAGAAATTTGAAATTGACCTGGCAAGCCTGTCCCTGCCTGAGCGTGATCACCACTGAAGTAGCTGTGCAGCACGTGTtttaaggaagaggaggatggttgCAGATGTTTGCATTCATGCAAGAAGGTAAGCTATTAACTAAACTGTTAACCAATATTTTAGCTAAAATTGTATTTGGTGTATTGACAAGCAATGCATGTTCTCGTTGTCtttatttttaatgaattaaTGTCAGTCATGTATGTCTTTCGGTGGAATCCAACATGCATTGACATGTCTGAAAGCCGCATTGTGTCAGATATACTGCGTCATGACAGATTGAAATTGGCAGGTTTATCCAAACAATTCATTAATGCGCAATTGTTACTTTGCATGTTTCTACCTTATAGTTATTTGTGGCTTGCTAACGGTTAGTGTGCTAGCTAACTGTTAGCGTGCTAGCTAACGGTTAGCGTGCTAGCTAACGGTTAGCATGCTACCCATgctagttaaaaaataataatatgctaGCTATGGTTGCAAGCTAGCTAATAAGTTTAGCATAATTGGTAAACGTGTCTTTGATTCAGAATACATGATTGTGGTTAACAATGTTACATGCATTGGAAAATAATATTGCTATAgtgtaacaagctagcaagaaaaGCCAGTTCCTTTTCATCTATTTTGTCAAGTTATAAGCCTGTATGTGTGTTAAAATATTTAAACCCCCTCATTAAATTCATGTATTGAAGTTGCGCCCGTTTTTTATAGCCCTTTCTTACCCAAATACCGTTTTTTACATTGAAATAATTCAGATGAAAATAAGAAATATGTTAAACTAATTAAGAAATAAGTgaccagattttttttattgaaaaccaTGGACATTAGTTTGGGTGGGGGGAGGGGCGTGGTGCGGTTCctagttctttttttttttgcacataaaAGAGTGAAACACCACAACAAGAATAAGGGTTGTGGAAAGTGTCAATTTTGGTAGGACTGTGACAATTCACTGTCTTGaaaaatacatacatacaatacatacataTATTGGCAGATTCTTTAACCAAATCCCTATTTCTTACACAGATTTTTTAAGATCTAAAACATAATGGAAGATAAGAGTCCAGGAACCTACAAAGTAACCAATGCGGTATGTTTTCTGATTTGCCTAGTATTTAGAGTACGCTTGCCTTGCTTTAGCCAAACCACTCATACTGATTCTCTTTTAGTCCATCCATAAAAACAGATTCAGCTTTAGTTGCATGCAGGAACTTGCATAATGTGCTTATGTTATGCTTATACTTGCTTTTTTACCTTGAAAGtagtttaaaaaaacagaaattgtaatagatgttTGTTggacctctattagtcaatgataacagtcattggtgtcccccaGCCCATCCCCTGTTGTGTGCCGAGCAATCTTGTCATTCTATTAAGTCTCAACTATTCTTTTTGTCTTCCTTTACAAAGGCACTGCAGAGGCTAAGAAGGCGCATGtaaaatctaaagaagcatagttCAACTTGTGAGGCCAGATTTGAAAAGGAAAAGATAAATCCCGAAGCGCAGGTTTGTCAGTTGTTTAGAATGAGGATACTGGGGATGGTTGAATCGTTATCATATCCTATTGCCTAATTTGCACATGACTAATATCATTTTATTGTATCCTTAGATGTCAGACaccgaggctgccagtacctctgaggctgccagtacctctgaggctgccagtacctctgaggctgccagtacctctgaggctgccagtacttcTGGGTCGATAGTCAATGTGTTGGATGATGCACCACCGTTGATCAGAACAGACAGTATATACGTAAGTTAAAGTGTCATTCAACACCAGCACATACTGTAAGTTCTTGTGAATCAGCTTTGTAAATCAAAGATGGGCAAGTGTGCACTTTCATCCCATATTCATAGTATTATAACATAAACAAGTAGAGGAGCACAGTCGTAACTAATCAAAATGTgccggtgtccaaatactttgtcATCTGTCTAGTTAtccaatataatttttttcttcaATACAGTTGACCAAAGCTATGCTTGGATACAAGACTGATGACTCAATAACCAGCATTGGCAACAGTGTAGATGGTTATGTCCCAGGATCATCAGAGGAAGGCAATTTTTATGAAGAAAATCTGACAGGTATGTCTATACTTTACATACACATGGAcctattcttaattacaatgtccTGTTTGAAAATTACATGTTTTCcactgatgttttccaggagAGATGTCAGTGATTCGGGCCAAaaagccaatgaccaagggaaagctggggcAAAAGAGAGACTCACACGGTAAGCATGTTTCCTGCTGCCTTCAGTCAGTgtaagtctgatggccttgagatagaagctgtttttcagtcccagctttgatgcacctgtactgacctcgccttctggatgatagtggggtgaacaggcagtggctcgggtggttgttgtccttgatggtctttttggcctttctgtgacatcgggtggtgtagttgtccatgagggcaggtagtttgcccccggtgatgcgttgtgcagacctcactaccctctggagagccttacggttgtgggcggagcagttgccgtaccaggcggtgatacagcccgacaggatgctctcgattgtgcatctgtaaaagtttgtgagtgtttttggtgacaagccaaatttcttcagcctcctgaggttgttttgttgatgttgagtgtgaggttattttcctgacaccacactccgagggccctcacctcctccctgtaggccgtctcatcgttgttggtaatcaagcctaccactgtagtgtcgtctgcaaacttgatgattgagttggaggagtgcatggccacgcagtcatgggtgaacagggagtacaggagagagctgagaacgcacccttgtggggacccagtgttgaggatcagcggggtggagatgtttcctaccctcaccgcctgggggtggcccgtcaggaagtcgaggtcccagttgcacagggcggtgggtctcgagcttaatgacgagtttggagggtactatggtgttaaatgctgagctgtaatcgatgaacaacattcttacataggtattcctcttgtccagatgggttagggcagtgtgattgcgattgcgttgtctgtggacctattggtgcGGTAAGCAAATTCGAGTGGGTctaggtgtcaggtagggtggaggtgatatggtccttgactagtctctcaaagcacttcatgatgacggaggtgagtgctacggggtgctagtcatttagctcagttaccttagctttcttgggaacatgaacaatggtggccttcttgaagcatgtgggcacagcaggctgggataaggattgattgaatatgtctgtaaacacaccagccagctggtctgcgcatgctctgaggacgcggctaggaatgccgtctgggccagcagccttgtgagggttaacacgtttaaatgttttactcacgttggctgcagtgaaggagagcccgcaggttttggtagcgggccgtgtcagtggcactgtattgtcctcaaagcaagcaaagaagttgtttagtttgtctgggagcaagacatcggtgtccgcaacggggctggttttctttttgtaatccgtgattgactgtagaccctgccacatacgtcttgtgtctgagccgttgaattgcgactctactctgtctctatactgacgcttagcttgtttgattgccttgcctagggaatagctacactgtttgtgttcggtcatgtttccggtcgccttgccatgattaaaagcagtggttcgcgctttcaagttttgcgcgaatgctgccatcaatccacggtttctggttggggaaggttttaatagtcaccgtgggtacaacatcactgatgcacttTCAAATAAACTcgatcccagtccacgtgaccgaagcaatcttgaaacgtggaatcagattggtcggaccagcgttgaacagacctgagcacaggcgtttcctgttttagtttctgtctataggctgggagcaacaaaatggagtcgtggtcagatttgcgaaaggagggcgagggagggctttgtatacgtcgcagaagttagagtagcaatgaacCAGAATCATGCCAGCCCGGGTCACGCATTccatatgctgataaaatttagggagcttgttttcagattagcctcgctaaaatccccatctacaataaaagcagcctcaggatatgtggtttccagtttacatagagtccaatgaagttctttcagggccgttgaGGTATcttcttgggggggatatacacggctgtgattataatcgaagagatttctctaggtagataatgcggccggcatttgattgtgaggaattctaggtcaggtgagtaaaaggacttgagtttcctgtatgttgttatgatcacaccccgaattgttaatcataaggcatacacccccgcccttcttcttaccagagagatgtttgtttctgagatgcgtgaagaaaccgggtgacTCTACgtactctgataacgtatcccgagtgagccatgtttccgtgaaacagagaatgttactatctctgatgtctctctggaaggcaacccttgctcgaatttcgtctaccttgatgtcaagagattggacattggcgagtagtatactcgtgagatgtgggcgatgtgcccgtctacagagcctgaccagaagaccgcgcCATCTGCCATCtgtggcgccgttgttttgggtcacctACTGGGATCTGATGCATTGCCCTGGGTGATAGTcgaaacagaggatccgctttgggaaagtcatattcctggactTAATGTTGgtagttgacgttgctcttatatccagtagttcttcccggctgtatgtaataaaacttaagatttcctggggtatcaatgtaagaaataacacattaaaaaacaaaatactgcatagtttcctaagaacgcgaagcgaggcgaccatctctgtcggtgccATAAGTATTC
Proteins encoded in this window:
- the LOC120043901 gene encoding uncharacterized protein LOC120043901 produces the protein MSDTEAASTSEAASTSEAASTSEAASTSEAASTSGSIVNVLDDAPPLIRTDSIYLTKAMLGYKTDDSITSIGNSVDGYVPGSSEEGNFYEENLTGEMSVIRAKKPMTKGKLGQKRDSHGEMSAIRAKQPMTKGKLGQRRGSHSAKGTKRFWSTIEVDAVEDSLMNFIRMGKRPGKQDCEKCIAASPQALVNRDWRAVKFYVHNKIVADQR